The following proteins come from a genomic window of Coffea arabica cultivar ET-39 chromosome 11c, Coffea Arabica ET-39 HiFi, whole genome shotgun sequence:
- the LOC113716560 gene encoding uncharacterized protein isoform X1 — MEAKYGGQVQGKKKFRLKWTKLLHDCFVKAVNQLGGAYEATPKDIVKVMGIKEITTDHIKSYLQKYRLSQEVYGAAYTKAAWSGSRMMLEAIQEKEQRRNLARQMNGASICIQTSKGKSPLIEGQTNSCKEIEVPWTINGQNLQAEEAETTKCQLFPPATNDQLPVHPLSSWLTLYEAPSANHVKRIQAAKADYANASVSKTEKKLQTLQTAKDKSAWLLRTKSSEGKGLLSWPPASMRDGIFAGKTMTRHQSYRDLTSTSGGLQVGGKITSTKGKLATENEPIDLNVSAQDMYGALKRAL, encoded by the exons ATGGAAGCAAAGTACGGTGGGCAGGTCCAAGGCAAGAAGAAGTTTAGGttaaaatggaccaaattactccATGATTGCTTCGTTAAGGCAGTAAATCAGCTTGGAGGAGCATAtg AAGCAACTCCAAAAGATATAGTCAAAGTTATGGGAATCAAGGAAATTACTACAGACCATATTAAAAGTTATCTCCAG AAGTACAGGCTAAGTCAAGAAGTATATGGGGCAGCCTATACAAAAGCTGCATGGAGTGGTAGTA GAATGATGTTGGAAGCAATTCAAGAGAAAGAGCAAAGAAGGAATCTTGCAAGGCAGATGAATGG AGCATCAATATGCATCCAAACGAGCAAAGGAAAGAGCCCACTGATTGAAGGGCAGACAAATAGCTGCAAAGAGATTGAG GTTCCATGGACAATAAATGGGCAGAACTTGCAAGCTGAAGAAGCAGAAACCACAAAATGTCAGCTTTTTCCGCCAGCCACCAATGATCAACTTCCTGTTCATCCACTAAGCAGCTGGTTAACATTGTATGAAGCACCCTCAGCGAATCATGTCAAGCGGATACAGGCTGCTAAAGCTGATTATGCAAATGCATCAGTGAGCAAGACAGAAAAAAAGTTGCAAACCCTTCAGACAGCTAAAGACAAAAGTGCATGGTTATTACGAACAAAATCTAGTGAAGGCAAAGGTTTACTTTCTTGGCCTCCGGCTTCAATGAGAGATGGAATTTTTGCGGGAAAAACAATGACCAGGCATCAAAGCTATCGTGATCTTACATCAACCAGTGGTGGGCTTCAAGTTGGTGGCAAAATTACTTCAACGAAAGGCAAATTAGCTACAGAAAACGAGCCTATTGACTTGAATGTTTCAGCTCAAGATATGTATGGCGCGTTGAAAAGGGCTCTATAG
- the LOC113716560 gene encoding uncharacterized protein isoform X2 encodes MEAKYGGQVQGKKKFRLKWTKLLHDCFVKAVNQLGGAYEATPKDIVKVMGIKEITTDHIKSYLQYRLSQEVYGAAYTKAAWSGSRMMLEAIQEKEQRRNLARQMNGASICIQTSKGKSPLIEGQTNSCKEIEVPWTINGQNLQAEEAETTKCQLFPPATNDQLPVHPLSSWLTLYEAPSANHVKRIQAAKADYANASVSKTEKKLQTLQTAKDKSAWLLRTKSSEGKGLLSWPPASMRDGIFAGKTMTRHQSYRDLTSTSGGLQVGGKITSTKGKLATENEPIDLNVSAQDMYGALKRAL; translated from the exons ATGGAAGCAAAGTACGGTGGGCAGGTCCAAGGCAAGAAGAAGTTTAGGttaaaatggaccaaattactccATGATTGCTTCGTTAAGGCAGTAAATCAGCTTGGAGGAGCATAtg AAGCAACTCCAAAAGATATAGTCAAAGTTATGGGAATCAAGGAAATTACTACAGACCATATTAAAAGTTATCTCCAG TACAGGCTAAGTCAAGAAGTATATGGGGCAGCCTATACAAAAGCTGCATGGAGTGGTAGTA GAATGATGTTGGAAGCAATTCAAGAGAAAGAGCAAAGAAGGAATCTTGCAAGGCAGATGAATGG AGCATCAATATGCATCCAAACGAGCAAAGGAAAGAGCCCACTGATTGAAGGGCAGACAAATAGCTGCAAAGAGATTGAG GTTCCATGGACAATAAATGGGCAGAACTTGCAAGCTGAAGAAGCAGAAACCACAAAATGTCAGCTTTTTCCGCCAGCCACCAATGATCAACTTCCTGTTCATCCACTAAGCAGCTGGTTAACATTGTATGAAGCACCCTCAGCGAATCATGTCAAGCGGATACAGGCTGCTAAAGCTGATTATGCAAATGCATCAGTGAGCAAGACAGAAAAAAAGTTGCAAACCCTTCAGACAGCTAAAGACAAAAGTGCATGGTTATTACGAACAAAATCTAGTGAAGGCAAAGGTTTACTTTCTTGGCCTCCGGCTTCAATGAGAGATGGAATTTTTGCGGGAAAAACAATGACCAGGCATCAAAGCTATCGTGATCTTACATCAACCAGTGGTGGGCTTCAAGTTGGTGGCAAAATTACTTCAACGAAAGGCAAATTAGCTACAGAAAACGAGCCTATTGACTTGAATGTTTCAGCTCAAGATATGTATGGCGCGTTGAAAAGGGCTCTATAG
- the LOC113715559 gene encoding glucan endo-1,3-beta-glucosidase 3-like isoform X1: protein MCHPKIETFGLNKMKLIKGQSFLLLLLLISAVSAAGAAAAEDGFIGVNIGTDLSDMPDPTQVVALLKAQQIRHVRLYDADRAMLLALANTGIRVTVSVPNDQLLGIGQSNATAANWVSRNVIAHIPATNITAIAVGSEVLTTLPNAAPVLVAAMNFIQSALVASNLASQIKVSTPHSSSIILDSFPPSQAFFNRTLEPVMVPLLKFLQSTGSFLMLNVYPYYDYVQSNGAIPLDYALFRPLPPTKEAVDRNTLLHYTNVFDAVVDAAYFAMSYLNFTNIPIIITESGWPSKGDSSEPDATLDNANTYNSNLIRHVLNNTGTPKHPGIALSTYIYELYNEDLRPGSISEKNWGLFNANGVPVYILHLTGSGTVLANDTTNQTYCVAKEGADKKLLQAALDWACGPGKVDCNPLMQGNPCYDPDTVVAHASYAFDAYYHKMGMTDGTCDFNGVATVTTSDPSHNSCIFPGSGGRNRTTTNGTSLAPSSNSTVSGCHSQYLNEKGVLFNSITLGLMLWGVAFL from the exons ATGTGTCATCCCAAGATTGAAACTTTTGGGTtgaataaaatgaaattaataAAGGGCcaatcttttcttcttcttcttttactaATTTCTGCTGTTTCAGCTGCTGGTGCTGCTGCTGCTGAAG ATGGTTTCATTGGTGTAAATATAGGTACAGACCTGTCTGACATGCCTGACCCAACTCAGGTTGTGGCCCTTCTCAAGGCTCAGCAAATCCGGCATGTCAGGTTGTATGATGCTGACAGAGCTATGTTACTCGCACTTGCTAATACTGGAATTCGTGTAACTGTATCAGTACCAAATGATCAACTGTTGGGAATTGGACAGTCAAATGCCACAGCAGCCAATTGGGTTTCCCGAAATGTTATTGCCCATATTCCTGCAACCAACATCACTGCTATAGCTGTTGGATCTGAAGTTCTGACAACCCTTCCAAATGCTGCCCCAGTCCTGGTTGCTGCAATGAATTTCATCCAGTCTGCCCTAGTTGCTTCTAATCTTGCTTCCCAGATAAAAGTATCCACCCCGCACTCTTCTTCCATTATTCTTGATTCATTCCCACCTTCTCAAGCATTTTTCAACCGCACCTTGGAGCCAGTCATGGTTCCCTTGCTCAAGTTTTTGCAGTCTACTGGCTCCTTCCTTATGCTCAACGTTTACCCATATTATGATTATGTACAATCAAATGGTGCGATCCCGTTAGACTATGCTTTGTTTCGTCCTCTTCCACCGACCAAGGAAGCTGTTGACCGTAACACTCTTCTGCATTATACTAATGTTTTTGATGCAGTAGTGGATGCAGCATATTTTGCCATGTCCTATCTGAACTTCACCAATATTCCCATAATAATCACTGAATCTGGTTGGCCTTCAAAGGGTGACTCTTCTGAGCCAGATGCCACTCTAGATAATGCTAATACTTACAATAGTAACCTTATCAGGCATGTTCTTAACAACACAGGGACTCCAAAACACCCTGGGATTGCACTGAGCACCTACATCTATGAGCTATACAATGAAGATCTGAGACCAGGGTCTATTTCAGAGAAGAACTGGGGACTTTTTAATGCCAATGGTGTACCTGTTTATATCCTACACTTGACAGGTTCTGGGACTGTTCTTGCAAATGACACCACGAATCAGACTTACTGTGTTGCAAAGGAAGGAGCTGATAAGAAGTTGCTGCAAGCAGCCCTCGATTGGGCTTGTGGCCCTGGAAAAGTGGATTGCAATCCGTTAATGCAAGGAAATCCATGTTATGATCCGGATACTGTGGTAGCACATGCATCATATGCTTTTGATGCCTATTATCACAAGATGGGTATGACAGATGGAACCTGTGACTTCAATGGGGTTGCTACCGTCACAACCTCGGATCCCA GTCATAATTCATGTATATTTCCAGGAAG TGGTGGGAGGAATAGGACCACCACAAATGGCACCTCTCTAGCTCCATCGTCGAACTCCACGGTATCTGGCTGCCATTCACAATATTTAAACGAGAAAGGTGTCCTTTTTAACTCCATAACACTTGGTCTTATGCTCTGGGGTGTTGCTTTCTTGTAA
- the LOC113716560 gene encoding uncharacterized protein isoform X4, producing MEAKYGGQVQGKKKFRLKWTKLLHDCFVKAVNQLGGAYEATPKDIVKVMGIKEITTDHIKSYLQYRLSQEVYGAAYTKAAWSGMMLEAIQEKEQRRNLARQMNGASICIQTSKGKSPLIEGQTNSCKEIEVPWTINGQNLQAEEAETTKCQLFPPATNDQLPVHPLSSWLTLYEAPSANHVKRIQAAKADYANASVSKTEKKLQTLQTAKDKSAWLLRTKSSEGKGLLSWPPASMRDGIFAGKTMTRHQSYRDLTSTSGGLQVGGKITSTKGKLATENEPIDLNVSAQDMYGALKRAL from the exons ATGGAAGCAAAGTACGGTGGGCAGGTCCAAGGCAAGAAGAAGTTTAGGttaaaatggaccaaattactccATGATTGCTTCGTTAAGGCAGTAAATCAGCTTGGAGGAGCATAtg AAGCAACTCCAAAAGATATAGTCAAAGTTATGGGAATCAAGGAAATTACTACAGACCATATTAAAAGTTATCTCCAG TACAGGCTAAGTCAAGAAGTATATGGGGCAGCCTATACAAAAGCTGCATGGAGTG GAATGATGTTGGAAGCAATTCAAGAGAAAGAGCAAAGAAGGAATCTTGCAAGGCAGATGAATGG AGCATCAATATGCATCCAAACGAGCAAAGGAAAGAGCCCACTGATTGAAGGGCAGACAAATAGCTGCAAAGAGATTGAG GTTCCATGGACAATAAATGGGCAGAACTTGCAAGCTGAAGAAGCAGAAACCACAAAATGTCAGCTTTTTCCGCCAGCCACCAATGATCAACTTCCTGTTCATCCACTAAGCAGCTGGTTAACATTGTATGAAGCACCCTCAGCGAATCATGTCAAGCGGATACAGGCTGCTAAAGCTGATTATGCAAATGCATCAGTGAGCAAGACAGAAAAAAAGTTGCAAACCCTTCAGACAGCTAAAGACAAAAGTGCATGGTTATTACGAACAAAATCTAGTGAAGGCAAAGGTTTACTTTCTTGGCCTCCGGCTTCAATGAGAGATGGAATTTTTGCGGGAAAAACAATGACCAGGCATCAAAGCTATCGTGATCTTACATCAACCAGTGGTGGGCTTCAAGTTGGTGGCAAAATTACTTCAACGAAAGGCAAATTAGCTACAGAAAACGAGCCTATTGACTTGAATGTTTCAGCTCAAGATATGTATGGCGCGTTGAAAAGGGCTCTATAG
- the LOC113716560 gene encoding uncharacterized protein isoform X3, with protein MEAKYGGQVQGKKKFRLKWTKLLHDCFVKAVNQLGGAYEATPKDIVKVMGIKEITTDHIKSYLQKYRLSQEVYGAAYTKAAWSGMMLEAIQEKEQRRNLARQMNGASICIQTSKGKSPLIEGQTNSCKEIEVPWTINGQNLQAEEAETTKCQLFPPATNDQLPVHPLSSWLTLYEAPSANHVKRIQAAKADYANASVSKTEKKLQTLQTAKDKSAWLLRTKSSEGKGLLSWPPASMRDGIFAGKTMTRHQSYRDLTSTSGGLQVGGKITSTKGKLATENEPIDLNVSAQDMYGALKRAL; from the exons ATGGAAGCAAAGTACGGTGGGCAGGTCCAAGGCAAGAAGAAGTTTAGGttaaaatggaccaaattactccATGATTGCTTCGTTAAGGCAGTAAATCAGCTTGGAGGAGCATAtg AAGCAACTCCAAAAGATATAGTCAAAGTTATGGGAATCAAGGAAATTACTACAGACCATATTAAAAGTTATCTCCAG AAGTACAGGCTAAGTCAAGAAGTATATGGGGCAGCCTATACAAAAGCTGCATGGAGTG GAATGATGTTGGAAGCAATTCAAGAGAAAGAGCAAAGAAGGAATCTTGCAAGGCAGATGAATGG AGCATCAATATGCATCCAAACGAGCAAAGGAAAGAGCCCACTGATTGAAGGGCAGACAAATAGCTGCAAAGAGATTGAG GTTCCATGGACAATAAATGGGCAGAACTTGCAAGCTGAAGAAGCAGAAACCACAAAATGTCAGCTTTTTCCGCCAGCCACCAATGATCAACTTCCTGTTCATCCACTAAGCAGCTGGTTAACATTGTATGAAGCACCCTCAGCGAATCATGTCAAGCGGATACAGGCTGCTAAAGCTGATTATGCAAATGCATCAGTGAGCAAGACAGAAAAAAAGTTGCAAACCCTTCAGACAGCTAAAGACAAAAGTGCATGGTTATTACGAACAAAATCTAGTGAAGGCAAAGGTTTACTTTCTTGGCCTCCGGCTTCAATGAGAGATGGAATTTTTGCGGGAAAAACAATGACCAGGCATCAAAGCTATCGTGATCTTACATCAACCAGTGGTGGGCTTCAAGTTGGTGGCAAAATTACTTCAACGAAAGGCAAATTAGCTACAGAAAACGAGCCTATTGACTTGAATGTTTCAGCTCAAGATATGTATGGCGCGTTGAAAAGGGCTCTATAG
- the LOC113715560 gene encoding F-box protein SKIP28-like, whose translation MEENLVQDASDTPLQQEEGMPHEALFLVLSYLPLYELLVMAQVCRSVKEVLTNDILPWLNMVVGKPLNKRFNDVHLLKITSKADGRLKTLALLNCSKITDEGLHQVIARNPYITRLWLPACTSLSTSGVIEAVKLLTKNKHKLKSLRINGIYNLKKEDLEILHCLIDDENHPWQKKGLNFYHEYKEFSTFKHSNPPIDVEICPKCKEARVVFDCPRDSCKSMRQQQKLECRGCQHCIPRCEECGICIKDEDPVEAACVDALCLGCWLQLPKCSFCNKPYCSQHADQKCSLVGSSGFVCIDCHARFIEN comes from the exons ATGGAAGAGAACTTAGTGCAAGATGCCTCAGATACTCCTCTCCAACAAGAAGAAGGGATGCCCCATGAAGCTCTATTTCTTGTCTTGTCTTATCTTCCTCTATATGAACTTCTTGTTATGGCTCAAGTCTGCAGATCAGTAAAAGAAGTTCTTACCAACGATATCTTGCCATGGCTGAATATGGTGGTGGGAAAGCCATTGAACAAGCGTTTCAACGATGTCCATCTGCTCAAAATTACCTCAAAAGCAGATGGTAGGCTAAAAACTCTGGCCTTGTTGAATTGCTCAAAGATTACAGATGAGGGGCTTCACCAGGTCATAGCAAGAAATCCTTACATAACCAGA CTCTGGTTACCAGCTTGCACCAGCTTAAGCACCAGTGGAGTGATTGAAGCAGTGAAGCTGCTTACCAAAAATAAGCACAAATTAAAGAGCCTAAGGATCAACGGCATCTATAATTTGAAGAAAGAAGATCTTGAAATACTACATTGTCTAATTGATGATGAAAACCACCCATGGCAGAAGAAAGGATTGAACTTCTATCATGAGTACAAAGAGTTTTCAACATTTAAACATTCAAACCCTCCTATTGATGTGGAAATATGCCCAAAATGTAAAGAAGCAAGAGTGGTTTTTGACTGCCCTAGAGATTCTTGCAAAAGTATGAGGCAGCAGCAGAAGCTTGAGTGCAGGGGCTGCCAACACTGCATCCCAAGGTGTGAAGAATGTGGCATATGTATCAAAGATGAAGATCCAGTAGAGGCAGCTTGTGTGGATGCATTATGTCTAGGCTGCTGGCTTCAGCTACCAAAATGTAGTTTTTGCAACAAACCTTACTGTAGCCAACATGCAGATCAAAAGTGCAGCCTAGTAGGCTCTTCAGGATTTGTATGTATAGATTGTCATGCAAGATTTATAGAGAATTAA
- the LOC113716518 gene encoding uncharacterized protein: MEAAEAELERRSKFLNSLILKKKAVEQKEQHERLNVRLRASDMAVSLQNHAFNCARNNLDSMPKGKLDSKRLALSLKKEFDSTYGPAWHCIVGTSFGSYVTHSTGGFLYFSIDKVYVLLFKTAVEPLDR, encoded by the exons ATGGAGGCAGCTGAGGCAGAGTTGGAGCGAAGAAGCAAGTTCTTGAACAGCTTAATACTGAAGAAGAAAGCTGTGGAGCAAAAAGAGCAGCATGAACGATTGAATGTACGTTTGAGAGCTTCTGATATGGCGGTGTCTTTGCAGAACCACGCCTTTAATTGCGCTAGAAACAATCTTGACTCCATGCCTAAAGGGAAGCTGGATAGTAAACGCCTTGCTCTTTCTCTCAAGAAG GAATTTGATTCGACATATGGTCCGGCTTGGCATTGCATTGTTGGAACAAGCTTTGGCTCATACGTGACACATTCCACAGGAGGTTTTTTGTATTTCTCAATCGATAAGGTCTACGTTCTTCTGTTCAAGACTGCTGTTGAACCATTAGACCGTTGA
- the LOC113715559 gene encoding glucan endo-1,3-beta-glucosidase 3-like isoform X2 translates to MRGFAESMIICVSLNSHESDGFIGVNIGTDLSDMPDPTQVVALLKAQQIRHVRLYDADRAMLLALANTGIRVTVSVPNDQLLGIGQSNATAANWVSRNVIAHIPATNITAIAVGSEVLTTLPNAAPVLVAAMNFIQSALVASNLASQIKVSTPHSSSIILDSFPPSQAFFNRTLEPVMVPLLKFLQSTGSFLMLNVYPYYDYVQSNGAIPLDYALFRPLPPTKEAVDRNTLLHYTNVFDAVVDAAYFAMSYLNFTNIPIIITESGWPSKGDSSEPDATLDNANTYNSNLIRHVLNNTGTPKHPGIALSTYIYELYNEDLRPGSISEKNWGLFNANGVPVYILHLTGSGTVLANDTTNQTYCVAKEGADKKLLQAALDWACGPGKVDCNPLMQGNPCYDPDTVVAHASYAFDAYYHKMGMTDGTCDFNGVATVTTSDPSHNSCIFPGSGGRNRTTTNGTSLAPSSNSTVSGCHSQYLNEKGVLFNSITLGLMLWGVAFL, encoded by the exons ATGAGGGGCTTTGCTGAGTCAATGATCATTTGTGTCTCCCTAAACAGTCATGAATCAG ATGGTTTCATTGGTGTAAATATAGGTACAGACCTGTCTGACATGCCTGACCCAACTCAGGTTGTGGCCCTTCTCAAGGCTCAGCAAATCCGGCATGTCAGGTTGTATGATGCTGACAGAGCTATGTTACTCGCACTTGCTAATACTGGAATTCGTGTAACTGTATCAGTACCAAATGATCAACTGTTGGGAATTGGACAGTCAAATGCCACAGCAGCCAATTGGGTTTCCCGAAATGTTATTGCCCATATTCCTGCAACCAACATCACTGCTATAGCTGTTGGATCTGAAGTTCTGACAACCCTTCCAAATGCTGCCCCAGTCCTGGTTGCTGCAATGAATTTCATCCAGTCTGCCCTAGTTGCTTCTAATCTTGCTTCCCAGATAAAAGTATCCACCCCGCACTCTTCTTCCATTATTCTTGATTCATTCCCACCTTCTCAAGCATTTTTCAACCGCACCTTGGAGCCAGTCATGGTTCCCTTGCTCAAGTTTTTGCAGTCTACTGGCTCCTTCCTTATGCTCAACGTTTACCCATATTATGATTATGTACAATCAAATGGTGCGATCCCGTTAGACTATGCTTTGTTTCGTCCTCTTCCACCGACCAAGGAAGCTGTTGACCGTAACACTCTTCTGCATTATACTAATGTTTTTGATGCAGTAGTGGATGCAGCATATTTTGCCATGTCCTATCTGAACTTCACCAATATTCCCATAATAATCACTGAATCTGGTTGGCCTTCAAAGGGTGACTCTTCTGAGCCAGATGCCACTCTAGATAATGCTAATACTTACAATAGTAACCTTATCAGGCATGTTCTTAACAACACAGGGACTCCAAAACACCCTGGGATTGCACTGAGCACCTACATCTATGAGCTATACAATGAAGATCTGAGACCAGGGTCTATTTCAGAGAAGAACTGGGGACTTTTTAATGCCAATGGTGTACCTGTTTATATCCTACACTTGACAGGTTCTGGGACTGTTCTTGCAAATGACACCACGAATCAGACTTACTGTGTTGCAAAGGAAGGAGCTGATAAGAAGTTGCTGCAAGCAGCCCTCGATTGGGCTTGTGGCCCTGGAAAAGTGGATTGCAATCCGTTAATGCAAGGAAATCCATGTTATGATCCGGATACTGTGGTAGCACATGCATCATATGCTTTTGATGCCTATTATCACAAGATGGGTATGACAGATGGAACCTGTGACTTCAATGGGGTTGCTACCGTCACAACCTCGGATCCCA GTCATAATTCATGTATATTTCCAGGAAG TGGTGGGAGGAATAGGACCACCACAAATGGCACCTCTCTAGCTCCATCGTCGAACTCCACGGTATCTGGCTGCCATTCACAATATTTAAACGAGAAAGGTGTCCTTTTTAACTCCATAACACTTGGTCTTATGCTCTGGGGTGTTGCTTTCTTGTAA